A genome region from Nicotiana tabacum cultivar K326 chromosome 13, ASM71507v2, whole genome shotgun sequence includes the following:
- the LOC107819783 gene encoding glycine-rich RNA-binding protein RZ1C-like isoform X1 has translation MSGKDQDYRIFVGGLAWDVTDRQLESAFGRYGKVIDCQVMMERDTGRPRGFGFLTFADRRAMEDAIREMHGRELGDKVISVNRAQPKGGGEDSDRGYGGGYSSGGRGSYGGGDRSAGPDNCFKCGRPGHWARDCPLEGGGRSARAVSPPPRSRYAGGSARGDRYGSDHRYMDDQYDRGHYADRDRYDSRDDRYGGRDRIANDRYNPPGGDRFAGKYGVSDRYPQNGYGKERDSDRDVGPRGGDRYAAGGPARHEGRSYNRDRAAPYDRPRRGGGRPPAFDRY, from the exons ATGTCAGGGAAGGACCAAGATTATCGTATATTCGTGGGAGGGTTAGCGTGGGATGTAACTGACCGTCAACTCGAAAGCGCTTTTGGCCGTTATGGTAAAGTTATCGATTGTCAG GTTATGATGGAAAGAGATACAGGCCGTCCTCGTGGATTTGGGTTTTTAACATTTGCTGACCGTCGCGCCATGGAAGATGCAATCAGAGAAATGCATGGTAGGGAGCTTGGTGATAAGGTGATCTCTGTGAACAGGGCCCAACCGAAGGGTGGTGGTGAAGATTCTGACCGTGGCTATGGTGGAGGTTACTCATCAGGTGGCAGGGGCAGCTATGGTGGAGGTGACAGGTCAGCAGGGCCAGACAATTGCTTCAAGTGTGGCCGCCCAGGCCATTGGGCTAGAGACTGTCCATTGGAAGGTGGTGGCCGCAGTGCACGTGCAGTATCCCCCCCTCCTCGATCAAGGTATGCTGGAGGTAGTGCCCGTGGGGATCGTTATGGTAGTGACCATCGGTACATGGATGATCAATATGATAGAGGGCATTATGCTGATAGGGACCGCTATGATAGCAGAGATGATAGATATGGAGGCCGTGATCGAATTGCTAATGACAG GTACAACCCTCCTGGTGGTGATCGCTTTGCTGGCAAGTATGGTGTTTCGGACCGATACCCTCAGAACGGTTATGGCAAAGAGAGGGATTCTGACAGGGATGTAGGCCCACGAGGTGGCGACAGGTACGCAGCTGGAGGACCAGCACGGCACGAGGGAAGAAGCTACAACAGAGATAGGGCGGCGCCATATGACCGCCCTCGTAGGGGAGGAGGACGCCCACCTGCCTTTGACCGTTATTGA
- the LOC107819784 gene encoding protein SEEDLING PLASTID DEVELOPMENT 1 — protein MSALNTHFILIDLQSSWYSTKQIPNSTFSYLNHCQFASSTFTAAFCRTRRGSSKISSSRLPVPSIQSPEIRRPKGCSISGNGLSLVSSNSTSTSSPMISDLDLFLEIVPLRMRNELFRHQEIGELIEVVMDLGRKPLARFPSGDWVISEQPVKLEDLIHAISKVGDFSDDNRSGIDSSLHRISAIRNRKMQIIGLTCRVGRAVSGSAEIIRDLVEGGGSILVIGPPGVGKTTLIREIARMLADDQKKRVVIVDTSNEIGGDGDVPHSGIGCARRMQVPNVNLQHNVMIEAVENHMPQTIIIDEIGTELEALAASTIAQRGVQLVGTAHGSTIESIIKNPSLQMLVGGIESVTLGDEEARKRKVQKTILERKGPPTFTCAVEMISRTECRVHHRLDLTVDAILAGKSPLFEIRRLEIEAENSIESSLFAQEDQVNDSELTDKVEKKDKIESLSKKKDKIESEREYVKKKDKVESDGEYVKKKDKVESDGEYVNYHLQSNNENNKVKFESDEEDEDHPNSKKLGTNGSISKRKSLVYVYTYKIQDADLLQVATVMGLEEEIEVTDDIGIADAILASSAEIKQNPWIRSVAKFHQVPVFVVKSSTMAQMVKAIRMILGMDSIHSKQPLTNAFDIEIEDDAPKRRPTLEEIDALEEVRLAIEYIVIPGGEAVELLPRRSEIVAQQLKLVESYQLAAENSGTESNPRLQILPQKLQRKTSVKHSRSSSSQNSTDSRLLD, from the exons ATGAGTGCTTTGAATACCCACTTTATCTTGATTGATCTTCAAAGCTCATGGTACTCAACTAAGCAGATACCcaattccaccttttcttatttAAACCATTGTCAATTTGCTTCTTCGACGTTCACAGCGGCATTTTGCCGAACACGTCGTGGGAGCAGTAAAATCTCGTCTTCTAGGTTGCCGGTGCCGTCAATTCAGTCGCCGGAAATCAGGAGGCCAAAGGGATGTTCGATTTCCGGAAATGGGTTGTCATTGGTTTCTTCAAATTCGACTTCCACTTCGAGTCCCATGATCTCGGACTTGGACTTGTTTTTGGAGATAGTGCCATTGAGAATGAGAAATGAGCTCTTTAGACATCAGGAGATTGGGGAGTTGATTGAGGTGGTTATGGATTTGGGTAGAAAGCCCCTTGCCCGATTTCCTTCAGGTGATTGGGTCATTTCGGAGCAGCCCGTAAAGCTTGAGGATCTAATCCACGCCATTTCAAAG GTGGGGGATTTCTCAGATGACAACCGTTCTGGTATTGACAGTTCCCTCCATCGTATTAGTGCAATTAGAAACCGTAAAATGCAAATCATTGGTCTTACCTGCCGGGTAGGTCGAGCTGTATCTGGAAGCGCTGAGATCATACGTGACTTGGTTGAAGGAGGTGGCTCCATATTGGTGATCGGGCCTCCAGGGGTCGGTAAAACTACTTTAATCAG AGAAATAGCCAGAATGCTGGCAGATGACCAGAAGAAACGAGTCGTTATTGTTGATACATCTAATGAGATCGGAGGTGATGGAGATGTTCCTCATTCAGGTATTGGTTGTGCAAGAAGgatgcaagtcccaaatgttAACCTGCAGCATAAT GTAATGATCGAAGCAGTTGAAAACCATATGCCCCAAACCATTATAATAGATGAAATAGGGACAGAGCTTGAAGCATTGGCTGCTAGTACAATTGCTCAGAGAGGAGTACAGCTTGTTGGAACTGCCCATGGAAGTACTATTGAGAGTATAATAAAAAATCCATCCTTACAAATGCTTGTTGGTGGCATAGAG agtgttactcTCGGTGATGAGGAAGCAAGGAAAAGGAAAGTACAGAAAACAATTCTGGAGAGGAAAGGTCCTCCAACTTTTACCTGTGCAGTTGAGATGATATCAAGAACTGAATGTCGTGTTCACCATAGACTAGATTTAACAGTAGATGCAATATTAGCAG GAAAATCTCCTTTGTTTGAGATACGCAGATTGGAGATTGAAGCTGAAAACTCCATCGAGTCTTCTCTGTTCGCTCAAGAGGACCAAGTTAATGACTCTGAGCTAACTGATAAAGtggaaaagaaagataaaatagAGTccttatcaaaaaagaaagataaaatagAGTCTGAAAGAGAGTAtgtaaaaaagaaagataaagtaGAGTCTGATGGCGAGTAtgtaaaaaagaaagataaagtaGAGTCTGATGGGGAGTATGTAAATTATCATCTGCAATCCAATAATGAAAACAATAAGGTAAAATTTGAGTCAGATgaggaagatgaggatcatccCAATTCCAAGAAATTGGGCACCAATGGATCTATCAGCAAAAGGAAATCTCTTGTGTATGTTTATACTTATAAG ATTCAAGATGCTGATCTATTGCAAGTTGCAACCGTTATGGGGCTTGAGGAAGAAATTGAAGTAACAGATGATATTGGCATTGCGGATGCTATTCTAGCCTCTAGTGCTGAAATAAAGCAGAATCCTTGGATTCGTAGTGTTGCCAAATTTCATCAAGTTCCTGTCTTTGTTGTAAAG TCAAGTACCATGGCACAAATGGTGAAAGCTATCCGTATGATTCTTGGAATGGATTCCATTCACTCAAAACAGCCATTAACAAATGCATTCGATATTGAAATTGAAGACGATGCACCAAAAAGGAGACCAACATTGGAGGAGATAGATGCCTTAGAG GAGGTTCGCCTTGCAATTGAGTACATCGTTATACCTGGTGGTGAGGCTGTTGAACTTCTGCCAAGGCGCTCTGAGATAGTTGCCCAACAACTCAAGCTGGTTGAAAGTTATCAGCTGGCTGCAGAAAATTCAGGTACCGAGTCAAACCCAAGGCTTCAAATCCTTCCTCAGAAACTACAGAGAAAGACTTCAGTAAAGCACTCCAGGTCCAGTTCAAGCCAGAACAGCACAGATTCTAGACTCTTGGATTGA
- the LOC107819783 gene encoding glycine-rich RNA-binding protein RZ1C-like isoform X2 gives MMERDTGRPRGFGFLTFADRRAMEDAIREMHGRELGDKVISVNRAQPKGGGEDSDRGYGGGYSSGGRGSYGGGDRSAGPDNCFKCGRPGHWARDCPLEGGGRSARAVSPPPRSRYAGGSARGDRYGSDHRYMDDQYDRGHYADRDRYDSRDDRYGGRDRIANDRYNPPGGDRFAGKYGVSDRYPQNGYGKERDSDRDVGPRGGDRYAAGGPARHEGRSYNRDRAAPYDRPRRGGGRPPAFDRY, from the exons ATGATGGAAAGAGATACAGGCCGTCCTCGTGGATTTGGGTTTTTAACATTTGCTGACCGTCGCGCCATGGAAGATGCAATCAGAGAAATGCATGGTAGGGAGCTTGGTGATAAGGTGATCTCTGTGAACAGGGCCCAACCGAAGGGTGGTGGTGAAGATTCTGACCGTGGCTATGGTGGAGGTTACTCATCAGGTGGCAGGGGCAGCTATGGTGGAGGTGACAGGTCAGCAGGGCCAGACAATTGCTTCAAGTGTGGCCGCCCAGGCCATTGGGCTAGAGACTGTCCATTGGAAGGTGGTGGCCGCAGTGCACGTGCAGTATCCCCCCCTCCTCGATCAAGGTATGCTGGAGGTAGTGCCCGTGGGGATCGTTATGGTAGTGACCATCGGTACATGGATGATCAATATGATAGAGGGCATTATGCTGATAGGGACCGCTATGATAGCAGAGATGATAGATATGGAGGCCGTGATCGAATTGCTAATGACAG GTACAACCCTCCTGGTGGTGATCGCTTTGCTGGCAAGTATGGTGTTTCGGACCGATACCCTCAGAACGGTTATGGCAAAGAGAGGGATTCTGACAGGGATGTAGGCCCACGAGGTGGCGACAGGTACGCAGCTGGAGGACCAGCACGGCACGAGGGAAGAAGCTACAACAGAGATAGGGCGGCGCCATATGACCGCCCTCGTAGGGGAGGAGGACGCCCACCTGCCTTTGACCGTTATTGA